CGCTCGGACAGCCGTTGTCGACCCTGTCGGGTGGTGAGCGCCAGCGCATCAAGCTGGCCATCCAAATGGGGGAGAAGGGCGACGTGTACGTGCTCGACGAGCCCACCACAGGTCTTCATCTCGCCGATGTCGACAACATCCTCGGGCTGCTCGACCGTCTGGTGGATTCGGGCAAGACGGTGATCGTCATCGAACATCACCAGGCCGTCATGGCGCATGCGGACTGGATCATCGACGTCGGGCCTGGCGCGGGGCATGACGGCGGACGTGTCGTGTTCGAAGGCACGCCTGCGGAACTGGTGGCCGCGCGCTCGACTCTCACCGGCGAGCATCTCGCCGAGTACGTCGGCGCCTGACCTGTCGTCGGTCAGCGCTGTCGAGTCGGCCGCGCTGACTCAGCGACGGCCCATTCCCATCAGGGAACTTCACGCATTCGAGGTGGGCGCCGTGGAGCCGCGCTCGCGCCCGCTGCTGCCTGCGACGAGGCGGAGAGCACCGAGGAACGCCTCGCGGGCCTCGGTGTCGAGAGCGGAGAGCAGCTCCTCCTGCGCATCAGCGGCCAGCGCTTCGAGAAGCTGCCGGCGATCCAGGCCCGCGTCCGTCAGCGAGACGAGGTTGCGACGTGCGTCATCGGGATCCGGGTGGCGCGCGACGAACCCCCGCTCCTCCAGAGCGGTAAGCGTGACGGCCACATCGCGGCGGTCCAGGCGAGCACGTGAGCCGATCGCGATCTGGGAGAGGGGAGTGGGGCTGTCGGCGAGGACGTCCAGGATTCGAAAGTCGTACCCGCGGGCATCGACCTCGCCGAGCTTCGCGGCGAGGATGCTGTGTGCGCGCTGGTGCGCCTGGCTCAGCATCCATGTGGGCAGCTCTGTGAAAGGCATCAGCAATCCATCTATTGGTGTCACCAACATTATGTTATGTTGGCTGTACCAACGATATAGGAGCTGAGATGCGCACACCACTGCAACAAGAGATCGGTCACACGGAGCGGACGCTCGCTGCACTGCTTGCGGAGCGCGTCCTCGCAGACAGCCCGTTCGCGTCCATGGCGGAATGGGTGGTGGCGAACACCCTCAGTGCTGGGCCATCGGCGATCGCGGATCTGCGGAATGCGGTCGTTGCGCGGTCGCGCGACGTCGACGTGGCCCTCGAGCGGATGTCCGTCGTGGGATTGCTGGTGCGGGAGGGTGGTCGCGTGCGGCTCAGTGACGAAGGGCGCGCAGCACTGCACGCGGCGCGGGTCAAGACCTCGTACGTGGCCTCGCGGATCGACGACGCCGTCAGCGCGACAGGCCGAGACGCCGCCGTGCGTGTACTGGCGACGGTGCGCCAGATCGCCACCGGCCTGCGGGAATCCGGCATTCCCGTCGGATGAGCATTAGCCGATAATGCACATTATGTCAGAACAACCGGATCATAGCGACCAGCGCCGCCCGAAGCGGCAACACGATGGCGACCTCCCCCGCGCCCGAGCGCGAGCAACTGTGAGACGCTCGGGCTTTGAGAAAGGACACGGAGCGGAGAGAAGCATGGGAGTGCGAACGATCGACGTCTGCCGCGATGTCTGAAGCTCCGTTCGACGCCTCGAAGCTCGTCCTGTTCAATGGCGCGGAGGCCGCTGCAATGAGTGCTGCGGTGTGGCGGTGCTATTCATCGGTGTTCGACGACAGCCCTGACTACGACACCTGGAACCGCGAGATGTTCACGCGCCACTCGCAGCGCGACGGATTCAGACTTGCGATCGCCGCCGAGGGCGACACGGTGCTGGGATTCAGCTGGGGGTACACAGGCCGACCGGGGCAGTACTGGACCGACCTCGTCAACCTGAGCCTTCCCGCGCACATCGCCGACGAATGGGTGGGTGGTCATTTCGAGTTCGTAGAACTCGGTGTCCTGTCGTCCGAGCGCGGTGCTGGAATCGGGCGAGCACTCCATGACGCGCTCCTCGATGGCGTGACGGGACGGTGTCTGTTGAGCACGACAACCGACGCCGCCGATGCCGCCGTGCGGCTCTACGAGCGGAGCGGATGGCGGGGGCTTGGGCTCCTCTCCCCTGATGTTCAGGTCATGGGACTGAAACGCGCCAGGCGGCGCTCGTCCAGAGCGCGGCGTGCGCAGGAGTAGCGTAGAAGGGTGCAGCGCGACTCCCCTTCTCTTTCCTCCGAACCAGGGTGGCGCGCCTGGCTGATCTGGTCTGTGGGCGTGGCCGCGTACGTGCTGGCGATCACCAACCGCACGTCCCTGGGGGCCGTCGGCGTCGAGGCGGCCGATAGATTCCAAGCGGATGCGTCGACGCTCGCGCTCTTCGCGGTCGTGCAACTGGCGGTCTACGGAGGCATGCAGATCCCGATCGGCGTGCTCCTGGACCGCCACGGCTCCCGCCCGGTCATGACGGTCGGGATGCTGCTCATGGCAGCGGGGCAGCTGACCATGGCCCTCTCCCCCAGCATCGGCATCGCGATCGTCGCCCGGGTGCTGCTCGGCGCCGGCGACGCAGCCATCTTCCCGGCCGTGCTGCGCCTGGTCGCCACGTGGTTCCCCGCTCAACGCGGACCTCTCATGGTCCAGTTCACCGGCATCATCGGCCAGGCCGGGCAGCTCGTCGCCCTCGTGCCCCTTGCCGCCTTCCTGCACGCCACCACGTGGAGCGTGACCTTCGGGAGCATCGCCGGTCTCGGCGTGCTGTTCACGATCCTCGTCGCCGTCGTCATCCGGAATCACCCGCCGGAGCGCGGTGCCGATGTCACCGTCAACACAGACACGGGACTCGTCCGGGTCGTGACGTCCGCCATCGACACGGGTGTCGGCATCCGCGCCGCGTGGGCGCACCCCGGAACGCGCCTGGCGTTCTGGTCGCATTTCACGACGCCGTTCGCCGGGACCGCGTTCGTGCTCCTCTGGGGGATGCCGTTCCTCACGGCGGCGCAGGGGCTCGACACCGGGCACGCCGCCGGCATCATCTCGGTCTACGTCGTGGCAGGCATGGCGCTCGGTCCTGTCATCGGTGATCTCTCACGGCGGCTGCCGAACCACCGCTCCCTCGCTCTCGTCCTCCCGGCCATCGGCGTGCAGGTCGTCGCGTGGGTGGCGGTGATCGCATTCCCCGGTCCTGCGCCGCTCTGGCTGCTCTACGTCCTCGCTGTCGCGCTGGCGACGGGCGGCCCGGCATCGATGATCGCATTCGACCATGCGCGCACGCACAACCCGACCCACCGGTTGAGCACGGCGACGGGAGTCACGAACGCCGGAGGCTTCATCGCGGCGCTCATCGCGATCTTCCTCATCGGATTCGTCCTCGACCTGCAGGGCGCCGGCACGCCGGACACCTACTCTCTCGACGCGTTCCGGGTGGCCTTCCTCATGCCGCTCCCCCTATGGGTGATCGGGACGATCTTCATCCTCGTCGAACGCAAGCGGACGCGGATCCGGATGGGACTCGACCCGGAACGCCGCCGCTGACGCTCACCTCTCCCCCGCAGACCCGAGGCTGCATCGTCACCGCGGGCCGCGGCTGAGGGGTGTCCAGCCGAAGGGGACCACGCCGTCGACGACCGCTCGTTCGTCGTCCGCTCGGGCCGACCACCCCTGCGCCTCCCCCGGCGTCTCGAACGCGCCGCGGGCGACGCGCAGACCGACGTCCTCATGCTCCGCGCGAGGCAGCGACCCGCGTCGCACCGATGCTCGGACGCTCCATGCGTCGTCGGCGAACCCGCCGCCGCGGAACACACGGTAGTCCGCGTATCGGGCAGGGTCGAGCAGGTCCCAGCACCATTCCCACACGTTCCCGAGGGTGTCGAAGAGTCCGTGCAGGTTGGGCAGCTTCGCGCCGACGGGCTGCGGCGTCGAGACGCCATCCGCGGCGGTCCATGCGGCATCCGCGAGGGGCGCGTAGTGCGGCCCCGTCGAACCGGCGCGGCAGGCGTACTCCCACTCGGCCTCGGTGGGCAGCCGATAGCCGTCGGCCGTGACGTCCCAGAAGACCTCTTCCCCGTCGAAGCGGTAGACCGGATCCCACCCCTCCCACTCGGATGCGGCGTTGCAGAAACGAACGGCGCGCTGCCAGCTGACGCCCGACGCGGGGCGCCGCGGATGCTGCGACGGGAACGGAAGCACCTCGGCGAACTGCTCTTCGGTCACCGGGAACACGCCGATCTCGTAATCGTCCAGCACCACCGTCCGCTGCACCCGGCGGCGGGCATCGTGCAGCGTCACGGTTCCCCCGGGGATGCGCTGCAGCTCGATGTCGCTCACGGCGTCCGCCGGTTCGGCGCGTTTCTCATGCCTGCGGCGTCCGGTCGACCCACGTCGGGTACTTCGCGGTCCGCCCATCGCCCGACGAGGTCCGCGTGACGCGTCGTCGCACCCATGGTGCGACGAACTCCCGGTAGTACGCCAGCCCGCTCGGTCCCGCGGCCGCCGCGGCCGCGGGCGACCACCACGACTGCGGCGGCTCGAAGCCGAGTGCGTGCAGCACACGAGCCGCGACGCGATGATGCCCCGCGGCGTTCATGTGCAGCCGATCCTCAGACCAGTACTGCGGCTTCGACAGCTCAGCGTCGCCCCAGTTCAGCGCACGGACGACGTCAGGTCGGCCTTCGATCCGGCGGAGCACCGCATCGGAGAGCTGGTCGCCGCGGCGTTGGATCAGCGGTCCCATCGGCAGCTGGCCGCTGGGGTTCGCGCCGGACAGGAGGATCAACGTGACGCCCTCCTCATCACATCGGCGCAGCACCCGGCTGAACGCGTCGGCGATGTGCTCCATGTCGGTGCGCGGGCGAAGCATGTCGTTCCCGCCGCCGTTGAACGACAGGTGGGTCGGCCGCAGCGCGAGGGCCGGTTCCAGCTGCTGTTCCACGATCGGCCAGGCGAGCTTGCCGCGGATCGCGAGGTTCGCGTACTTGATCGGGTGCCCGGCCGCGTCGGCCCATCCCTGGGCGGCGATGTCGGCCCAGCCTCGCTCCCGCCCATCGGGGAGCACGTCCCCGACCCCCTCGGTGAACGAGTCTCCGATCGCCACGAAACGCACTTCGGTCACGCCCCCAGCCTATGCCGCACGTGGGGCGCCCCGGCGCGTGCATCGCTCAGCGGTCGTCGAGTGCGGCGCCTCGTGAGTCGGTGAGCCCCCACGCGGCGATCGCCGCGACCACGAAGCAGATCGCGAAGACGGCGAACAGCGTGGGTGCTCCGCCTGCGGCGAGCAGCACCGGCACGGTCAGCGGTGCGACGATCGAGGCGATGCGTCCGACGCCCGCAGCCCAGCCGCTTCCCGTCGCGCGCAGCGAGGTCGGATAGATCTCCGGCGACACGGCGTACAGAGCGCCCCAGGCGCCGAGGTTGAAGAACGACAGCGCCATGCCTGCCGCGATGATGCCGACCTCCGACGACGCGGTGCCGAAGACGACGGCCGACACAGCCGAGCCTGCGAGGAAGACCGACAGCGTCACCCGTCTCCCCCACACCTCGATCAGCCAGGCGGCAGCCGCGTACCCCGGTATCTGCGCAAGAGTGATGATGAGAGTGAAGCCGAACGACCGTACGAGGCCGAAGCCCGCGTCGACGAGGATGCTCGGGATCCAGATGAAGGCGCCGTAGTAGGCGAAGTTCACGCACAGCCACACGAGCCACAGCGATGCTGTGCGCACGCGGAACTCCGGCTTCCACAGTGTGGTGAGCCGCGCGCGAGCCGTGACGGCGATCGCCCGTGACGGGGGCTCTTTGCGGATGGCGGGACCTGCGACGATGCCGGCATCCGCTTCGAACTCCGCGACGATCCGGTCGGCCTGTGCGATGCGTCCGCGCGAGGCCAGCCAGCGGGGCGACTCCGGCATCACCCATCGCACGATCACTGCGTATGCTGCCGGCAGCGCACCGAGCGCGAACGCCCACCGCCAGCCCTCGGCGGACGCGGGGATCACCAGGAAGCCGATGACCGCGGATGCGGTCCACCCGACGGCCCAGAAGGCTTCGAGGACGACGATGAGGCGACCTCGGATGCGAGCAGGGGCGAACTCGCTCACATACGTCGACGCCACGGGCAGTTCGGCGCCGAGCCCGAGTCCGACGAAGAACCGCAGCATGAGGAGCAGGGCCAGCGAACCGACGAGCGCGCTCGCTCCGGTCGCTACGCCGTAGATCAGCAGCGTGAGCGCGAAGACCTGCCGTCGGCCGAGCCGATCGGCGATCAGACCTCCCAGTGCGGCGCCCACGGCCATCCCGATGAAGCCGACCGACGCCACCCAGCCCGCCTCGGTCTTGCTGAGATCCCACTGCTGCGTGAGCGCAGCCAGCACGAACGAGATCAGCCCGACGTCCATCGCGTCGAGCGCCCAGCCGACGCCGGAGCCCGTGAGCAGGCGCAGATGCCTGCGCGTGAACGGAAGATCGTCGAGGCGGCCAGCGAGCGAGGCGCGGCTGGGCAGCACGGTGTCGGCCATGACACTCATCGTAGGGGCGGTTACCGCCCCTACGAGCTCAGTCGTGAGCAGCGAGCAGACGACGGACGCGAGGGATGACCTCGGTGCCGTAGAGCTCGATGCTGCGCATCATCGCCTCATGAGACAGGGTGCCGGTGGCGTACTTGAGGTCGAACCGCCCCAGCCCGAGCGTGGTGACGGTGTCGGCGATCTTCGCGGCGACCCGGTCCGGTGAGCCGACGTACAGGGCGCCCTCCGGCCCCACGTCGTTCTGGAAGCGAGCGCGACTGTACGGTGGCCAGCCGCGTTCCCGACCGATCGTGTCGTTCATCGCCTCGAACCCCGAGTACGCCGCGTCCCAGGCCTCGGCATCCGATTCGGCGACGTGGCCCGGCGAATGCACGGACACCGGGTGGGACCGCGTGCCGAACGTCGCCACCGAACGGTGGTAGAGGTCAACGAACGGCCGGAACCTGCCGGCGGGCCCGCCGATGATCGCGAGCATGAGTCCGAGACCGTGCCGGGCCACGCGGACGACGGACTCGGGGCTCCCGCCGACGCCCACCCAGGTCCGCAGCCCGCGCTCCGTCTTCGGGAACACGTCGGCGTTCTCCAGTGGCGCCCGCATCGTCCCGGACCAGGTGACGGGCTTCTCCTTCAGGAGTTCGACGAACAGCTCGAGCTTCTCCTCGAACAGGGCATCGTAATCGCGCAGGTCGTAGCCGAAGAGCGGGAACGACTCGATGAACGAGCCTCGCCCGAGAACGACTTCCGCGCGACCGTTCGAGACCGCGTCGAGCGTCGCGAACCTCTCGTAGACCCGCACGGGATCGTCCGACGAGAGCACGGTGACCGCGGTGCCGAGCCGGATCCGTTGCGTGCGCGAGGCGATGGCCGCGAGCACCATCTCGGGTGCCGACACCGCGAACTCCGGGCGGTGGTGCTCCCCCACCCCGAAGAACTCCACGCCGACGGCATCCGCCAGCTCCGCCTGCGCCACGATGTTGCGGATCGTCTGCGCACCGCTGAGCAGCTCGCCGTCGGGACCGCGCGTGATGTCTCCGAACGTGTCGAGACCGAACTCGATGTCCATGTCAGCCCTTCCTATTCAGGTGAATGAACATCGGGTCGATCCGACGCATTCCCGGCTCAGTTCAGCAGCGCCGAGCGCAGCGTGTCGAGGCCGACACCACCCATGTCCAGGGCGCGCTTGTGGAACTCCTTGATGTCGAAGGCGTCGCCGCGCGCTGCGCGATAGGCGTCGCGCACCTGCTCCCAGATGCGCTGGCCGACCTTGTACGAGGGCGCCTGGCCCGGCCACCCGAGGTAGCGGTTCACTTCGAACTGCACGAACTGATCGGGCATGTTCACGTTGCGGCGCATGAACTCCAGCGCATACGGAGCGTCCCACACACCGTCACCCTCGAGACGCGGCTTGCCGAGGTGCACGCCGATGTCGAGCACCACGCGGGCCGCACGCATGCGCTGGCCATCGAGCATCCCGAGGCGGTCGCCCGGATCGTCGAGGTACCCCAGCTGCTCCATGAGGCGCTCGGCGTAGAGAGCCCAGCCCTCCGCGTGGCCGGACGTGCCGGCGAGAAGGCGACGCCAGGAGTTCAATTCGGCCCGGTTGTACACGGCCTGGGCGATCTGCAGGTGATGCCCCGGCACGCCCTCGTGATACACGGTCGTGAGCTCGCGCCACGTGTCGAACTCGTTCACGCCCTCAGGGACGGACCACCACATGCGCCCAGGGCGGGAGAAGTCATCCGTCGGGGCGGTGTAGTAGATCCCGCCTTCCTGAGTCGGCGCGATCATGCACTCCAGCGTGCGGATCTCGTCGGGGATGTCGAAGTGCGTCGCTCCGAGCTCCGCCACCGCCCGATCGCTGGTCTCCTGCATCCACCGCTGCAGAGCGTCGGTGCCCACGAGCTTGCGGGACGCATCCGCCTCCAGATGGGCCACCGCCTCCTCGACGCTCGCCCCTGGCAGGATCTCGTTCGCGATCGCGGTCTGCTCAGCGATCATGCGCTGCAGCTCGTCACGACCCCACTCGTACGTCTCATCGAGATCGATGGTGGCGCCCAGGAAACGGCGGGAATTGAGGGCATACAGCTCGCGTCCGACCGCATCGTCTTCGGATGCGACGGGTGCGAGCTCCTCGGCGAGGAAACGACGCAACCCGTCGTAGGCGACCCGTGCCGCGGCCGAGTTGTCGGCCAGCGTGCGAGCGAGCGAGGCGGGGAGGTTCCCCTCGTCGGGGGCGGCGTGCGCGACGAAGGCGGCGAAGAAGCCGTCGTCGGCGGTGTACCGGTCGATCTGAGTGGCCACCTCCGTCACCTGCCTGCGGGCCGGTGTGACGCCTGCTGCAATGCCTGCGCGCAGGGTCTCGATGTACCCGCGGAGCGCATCAGGGACCGCAGCCAGGCGTGTGGCGATGACGCTCCAGTCGTCGGCGGTCGCCGTGGGCATGAGGTCGAACGCCGAGCGGACGTCTTGCGCGGCGGAGGCGATGACGTTCAGGTCCCGCAGGTGCCAGCCGGCCTCGTGCAGCTCCAGGTCGAGCGTCAGCTCCGACAGCAGGTCGGTCTTCGTCACCTCATCGATGGCGTCGACGGGCTCGAGGGCCGTCAGCTCCGCGACGGTGGCGCGTGTCGCCGAGGCGATCTCCTCGTGCCCTTCGGGGCTGAGGTCGCCGAAGCGGTCGTTCACCTCGGTGCGTCCGATGTACGTGCCCAGGGTCGGTGCGAGGACGGTGAGCTTGTCGACCCAGGCCTCGGCGACCTTGTCGATGGCAGACGGAGTGCGAGGTACGGAAGTCATCGCTCCAGCCTAGCCCGCGGCATCCGTCGCATCATATTGGTGCACCGCTCTGGGGCTGCGGCACGTTCGAGCACGCGTCGCTCAGTGGGCGGCCTCGTTCCAGTCCTGACCGCGACCGACCTGCACATCGAGCGGCACCGAGAGCTCTGCGGCATCGCCCATGCGCGTGCGCACGATCCTCTCTGCGGCATCCCACTCCCCCGGAGCGACCTCCACCACGAGCTCGTCGTGGATCTGGAGCAGCACGCGTGAGCGCAGCCCCTCGGCGCGGAGGTCGTCGTGGATGTGGAAGAGCGCGATCTTCATGATGTCGGCGGCGCTGCCCTGGATGGGAGCGTTGAGGGCGGCGCGCTCCGCGTTCTCGCGGAGAACCCGGTTGGGGCTAGAGAGGTCGGGGAACGGGCGGCGTCGTCCGAAGATCGTCTCGGTGTAGCCGACCTCCTTGGCCTTCATCACCGACGCTCGCAGATAGTCGCGCACGGCGCCGAATCGCGCGAAGTACTCGACCATGAGCTGCTTGGCTTCGGCCTGCTCGATGCGAAGCTGCTTGGAGAGCCCGAAGGCCGAGAGCCCGTACACGAGACCGTACGACATCGCCTTGACCTTCGTTCGCATGGCAGGCGTCACGTCGGCCGGGGCGACGCCGAAGACCCGCGCACCGACGAAGCGATGCAGATCCTCACCGCTGTTGAACGCTTCGATCAAGCCCTCGTCGCCGGAGAGATGCGCCATGATGCGCATCTCGATCTGCGAATAATCCGCCGTGAGCAGGGATTCGTACCCCTCTCCCACCTGGAACGCGCTGCGGATGCGGCGGGACTCCTCCGTGCGCACCGGGATGTTCTGCAGGTTCGGATCGGTGCTCGACAGGCGCCCGGTCTGGCTCCCGGTCTGCACGTAGGTCGTCCGGATCCGGCGGTCGGCGCCGATCGCCGTGTCGAGGGACTCGATGATCTGACGCAGCTTCGTCGCCTCCCGGTGCTGGAGAAGCAGGCCGAGGAAGGGATGCGGGTGGCTCTCCTGAAGATCGGCCAGCACCGCGGCATCCGTGGAGTACCCGGTCTTCGTCTTCCGCGTCTTGGGAAGCTGCAGGTCGTCGAAGAGCACCTCCTGCAACTGCTTGGGCGAGCCGAGGTTGAACTCCCTCCCCACGAGGGCGAAGGCCTCCTGCGCGAGCCCGTCCGCACGCGCGCCCAGCTCCGCCGAGAACGTCGACAGCACATCGTGCGACACGGTGACGCCGGCGACCTCCATATCGGCGAGCGTGACGAGAGTGGGCAGCTCGATGTCGGTCAGGACTCTCGCGACGTCCGCGGGCAGGTCGTCGCGGAGAGCGGTCGCGACTCGGAGGGCGAACCACGCCTCCTGCGACGGGGTCGCCCCCTCCGTCTCGGGGACGAGTTGCGAGGGATCGGCCTCGGGCAGCTTCTCGCCGAGGTACCGCTGCACCAGGTCGCTGAGCGTCTTGTCGGGGAAGCTCGGCCGCAGCAGCCAGCCGGCCAGGCTGGTGTCGTAGGCGAGGCCACCGAGGCGCACGCCATCGCGAAGGAGGGCCTTCACCTGCGGCTTGGCGTCGTGAAGCACCTTGGGGTGGTCGGACTCGAGCCACTCCCGCAGAGCCGCGGCCGTCTCGTCGTTCCAGTCGACCTCGCGGAGCTCGGACTCGGTGGCGGCGCCGATGCGCGCGGGCAGGCCGCCGACGGTCGTGATCCGAAGTGCGACGTCGCCGGACCGCGTCGCCGCCCACTCCGCCAACTCGGCCGCGGGGACCTCAGCCGGTACCGGCAGCTCGACGACCGACGCGGGGTCGTCGGCGACCTCGCCGGCGCCGACCGCCTCGAAAACGCGCGGGAGCAGAGTGCGGAACTCGAGTCGCGCGAAGATGTCACGGACCGCCTGCGCGTCGATCGGCTGCACGCCGAGATCGCCCGGACCGACGGGCAGCTCGATGTCGGTGAGCAGACGGTTCAGCTTGCGATTGCGCCGGACGTCGTCGATGTGCTCGCGAAGATTGCCGCCCACCACGCCTTTGATCTC
This Microbacterium sp. XT11 DNA region includes the following protein-coding sequences:
- a CDS encoding MarR family winged helix-turn-helix transcriptional regulator, yielding MPFTELPTWMLSQAHQRAHSILAAKLGEVDARGYDFRILDVLADSPTPLSQIAIGSRARLDRRDVAVTLTALEERGFVARHPDPDDARRNLVSLTDAGLDRRQLLEALAADAQEELLSALDTEAREAFLGALRLVAGSSGRERGSTAPTSNA
- a CDS encoding GNAT family N-acetyltransferase; the protein is MSEAPFDASKLVLFNGAEAAAMSAAVWRCYSSVFDDSPDYDTWNREMFTRHSQRDGFRLAIAAEGDTVLGFSWGYTGRPGQYWTDLVNLSLPAHIADEWVGGHFEFVELGVLSSERGAGIGRALHDALLDGVTGRCLLSTTTDAADAAVRLYERSGWRGLGLLSPDVQVMGLKRARRRSSRARRAQE
- a CDS encoding MFS transporter — protein: MIWSVGVAAYVLAITNRTSLGAVGVEAADRFQADASTLALFAVVQLAVYGGMQIPIGVLLDRHGSRPVMTVGMLLMAAGQLTMALSPSIGIAIVARVLLGAGDAAIFPAVLRLVATWFPAQRGPLMVQFTGIIGQAGQLVALVPLAAFLHATTWSVTFGSIAGLGVLFTILVAVVIRNHPPERGADVTVNTDTGLVRVVTSAIDTGVGIRAAWAHPGTRLAFWSHFTTPFAGTAFVLLWGMPFLTAAQGLDTGHAAGIISVYVVAGMALGPVIGDLSRRLPNHRSLALVLPAIGVQVVAWVAVIAFPGPAPLWLLYVLAVALATGGPASMIAFDHARTHNPTHRLSTATGVTNAGGFIAALIAIFLIGFVLDLQGAGTPDTYSLDAFRVAFLMPLPLWVIGTIFILVERKRTRIRMGLDPERRR
- a CDS encoding formylglycine-generating enzyme family protein, with translation MSDIELQRIPGGTVTLHDARRRVQRTVVLDDYEIGVFPVTEEQFAEVLPFPSQHPRRPASGVSWQRAVRFCNAASEWEGWDPVYRFDGEEVFWDVTADGYRLPTEAEWEYACRAGSTGPHYAPLADAAWTAADGVSTPQPVGAKLPNLHGLFDTLGNVWEWCWDLLDPARYADYRVFRGGGFADDAWSVRASVRRGSLPRAEHEDVGLRVARGAFETPGEAQGWSARADDERAVVDGVVPFGWTPLSRGPR
- a CDS encoding SGNH/GDSL hydrolase family protein; amino-acid sequence: MRFVAIGDSFTEGVGDVLPDGRERGWADIAAQGWADAAGHPIKYANLAIRGKLAWPIVEQQLEPALALRPTHLSFNGGGNDMLRPRTDMEHIADAFSRVLRRCDEEGVTLILLSGANPSGQLPMGPLIQRRGDQLSDAVLRRIEGRPDVVRALNWGDAELSKPQYWSEDRLHMNAAGHHRVAARVLHALGFEPPQSWWSPAAAAAAGPSGLAYYREFVAPWVRRRVTRTSSGDGRTAKYPTWVDRTPQA
- a CDS encoding MFS transporter, coding for MADTVLPSRASLAGRLDDLPFTRRHLRLLTGSGVGWALDAMDVGLISFVLAALTQQWDLSKTEAGWVASVGFIGMAVGAALGGLIADRLGRRQVFALTLLIYGVATGASALVGSLALLLMLRFFVGLGLGAELPVASTYVSEFAPARIRGRLIVVLEAFWAVGWTASAVIGFLVIPASAEGWRWAFALGALPAAYAVIVRWVMPESPRWLASRGRIAQADRIVAEFEADAGIVAGPAIRKEPPSRAIAVTARARLTTLWKPEFRVRTASLWLVWLCVNFAYYGAFIWIPSILVDAGFGLVRSFGFTLIITLAQIPGYAAAAWLIEVWGRRVTLSVFLAGSAVSAVVFGTASSEVGIIAAGMALSFFNLGAWGALYAVSPEIYPTSLRATGSGWAAGVGRIASIVAPLTVPVLLAAGGAPTLFAVFAICFVVAAIAAWGLTDSRGAALDDR
- a CDS encoding LLM class flavin-dependent oxidoreductase, encoding MDIEFGLDTFGDITRGPDGELLSGAQTIRNIVAQAELADAVGVEFFGVGEHHRPEFAVSAPEMVLAAIASRTQRIRLGTAVTVLSSDDPVRVYERFATLDAVSNGRAEVVLGRGSFIESFPLFGYDLRDYDALFEEKLELFVELLKEKPVTWSGTMRAPLENADVFPKTERGLRTWVGVGGSPESVVRVARHGLGLMLAIIGGPAGRFRPFVDLYHRSVATFGTRSHPVSVHSPGHVAESDAEAWDAAYSGFEAMNDTIGRERGWPPYSRARFQNDVGPEGALYVGSPDRVAAKIADTVTTLGLGRFDLKYATGTLSHEAMMRSIELYGTEVIPRVRRLLAAHD
- a CDS encoding DUF885 domain-containing protein, with amino-acid sequence MTSVPRTPSAIDKVAEAWVDKLTVLAPTLGTYIGRTEVNDRFGDLSPEGHEEIASATRATVAELTALEPVDAIDEVTKTDLLSELTLDLELHEAGWHLRDLNVIASAAQDVRSAFDLMPTATADDWSVIATRLAAVPDALRGYIETLRAGIAAGVTPARRQVTEVATQIDRYTADDGFFAAFVAHAAPDEGNLPASLARTLADNSAAARVAYDGLRRFLAEELAPVASEDDAVGRELYALNSRRFLGATIDLDETYEWGRDELQRMIAEQTAIANEILPGASVEEAVAHLEADASRKLVGTDALQRWMQETSDRAVAELGATHFDIPDEIRTLECMIAPTQEGGIYYTAPTDDFSRPGRMWWSVPEGVNEFDTWRELTTVYHEGVPGHHLQIAQAVYNRAELNSWRRLLAGTSGHAEGWALYAERLMEQLGYLDDPGDRLGMLDGQRMRAARVVLDIGVHLGKPRLEGDGVWDAPYALEFMRRNVNMPDQFVQFEVNRYLGWPGQAPSYKVGQRIWEQVRDAYRAARGDAFDIKEFHKRALDMGGVGLDTLRSALLN
- the polA gene encoding DNA polymerase I, with product MTDSAKPTLMVVDGHSLAYRAFFALPVDNFTTKDNQHTNAIYGFLSMLVNLIKAEKPTHMAIAFDTSRHSFRTDEYPEYKATRSETPQEFKGQIPLLQDCLAAMSIPVLTKEGFEADDILATLSTQGAAQGYDVLVVSGDRDTIQLVTDEITLLYPSVQGVSQLKRYDPTTVMERYGVRPEQYPDIAALVGETSDNLPGVPKVGEKTAVKWLRQFGSLDELLSRADEIKGVVGGNLREHIDDVRRNRKLNRLLTDIELPVGPGDLGVQPIDAQAVRDIFARLEFRTLLPRVFEAVGAGEVADDPASVVELPVPAEVPAAELAEWAATRSGDVALRITTVGGLPARIGAATESELREVDWNDETAAALREWLESDHPKVLHDAKPQVKALLRDGVRLGGLAYDTSLAGWLLRPSFPDKTLSDLVQRYLGEKLPEADPSQLVPETEGATPSQEAWFALRVATALRDDLPADVARVLTDIELPTLVTLADMEVAGVTVSHDVLSTFSAELGARADGLAQEAFALVGREFNLGSPKQLQEVLFDDLQLPKTRKTKTGYSTDAAVLADLQESHPHPFLGLLLQHREATKLRQIIESLDTAIGADRRIRTTYVQTGSQTGRLSSTDPNLQNIPVRTEESRRIRSAFQVGEGYESLLTADYSQIEMRIMAHLSGDEGLIEAFNSGEDLHRFVGARVFGVAPADVTPAMRTKVKAMSYGLVYGLSAFGLSKQLRIEQAEAKQLMVEYFARFGAVRDYLRASVMKAKEVGYTETIFGRRRPFPDLSSPNRVLRENAERAALNAPIQGSAADIMKIALFHIHDDLRAEGLRSRVLLQIHDELVVEVAPGEWDAAERIVRTRMGDAAELSVPLDVQVGRGQDWNEAAH